Proteins encoded by one window of Archaeoglobus veneficus SNP6:
- a CDS encoding restriction endonuclease yields MRQSKKQEVSSWQEFEEATKEILEAHEFKTAFRVVFKDEKGRAEIDVVAERYGFILAIDAKRYTHTWYRASALRKEAKKHAERCKRYEKIVGKKVVPVIVSLIDDSIVEHEGCIVVPFHAFNDFLLNLEAYIDELIG; encoded by the coding sequence GTGAGGCAATCGAAAAAGCAAGAAGTAAGTAGCTGGCAGGAGTTCGAAGAAGCTACGAAGGAAATCCTGGAGGCGCACGAGTTTAAAACAGCTTTCAGGGTCGTCTTTAAGGATGAAAAAGGAAGGGCAGAGATAGATGTCGTTGCGGAGCGTTACGGTTTTATTCTTGCCATTGATGCGAAACGCTACACCCATACGTGGTACAGAGCATCGGCCTTGAGAAAAGAAGCTAAGAAGCACGCAGAGCGGTGCAAACGCTACGAGAAGATTGTTGGCAAAAAAGTTGTTCCCGTTATCGTTTCGCTAATAGACGACAGCATCGTGGAGCACGAGGGCTGCATAGTCGTGCCCTTCCACGCGTTCAACGACTTTTTGCTGAACCTTGAAGCATACATTGATGAGCTGATAGGCTAA
- a CDS encoding AF2331 family protein has product MPTYVFDKEGFMKFLEKNLGEDTMVIVSSDVTDIDEASGNSYGLGKRDFYMVTIGVVADVFKEKDVDEFDEKPKYLVVFTSSDELTSEAIEKARSK; this is encoded by the coding sequence ATGCCTACCTACGTTTTTGACAAAGAGGGTTTTATGAAGTTCTTAGAAAAGAATCTTGGCGAAGACACGATGGTAATCGTTTCGAGTGATGTAACGGACATAGACGAGGCAAGCGGCAACTCCTACGGCTTGGGAAAGCGAGACTTTTACATGGTAACTATCGGAGTTGTCGCTGACGTTTTCAAGGAAAAGGATGTTGACGAGTTCGACGAGAAGCCCAAATACCTTGTTGTATTCACATCCAGCGATGAACTCACAAGTGAGGCAATCGAAAAAGCAAGAAGTAAGTAG